In the genome of Gloeotrichia echinulata CP02, one region contains:
- a CDS encoding Calx-beta domain-containing protein, whose amino-acid sequence MVINGTASSDELEAKQNDQVFGLEGDDILDASNGQGNNLLDGGSGNDKLLANNNDTLKGGAGEDNLYAVGSSGGNTLEGGENNDQLFVVEGNNNNLDGGTGDDQLTVSGGNGYNTLVGGLGNDRLNVSNPTGNNIVSGNEGDDILIGGLASDQLFGGAGDDILFGGVKGSQLTGGTGADRFYIGSAGVTEVAVEVLDFTKGQDKVVIAAIPEVQGFANLILEQTGADTTVKANIGGSVKALGILKNIQANTITANDFNFIVPIFSIANASAVEGNAIAFTITRTGDAQADQTVNVSTAINTDDTASNTDFTTKTETITFKQGETQKTFTVQTTQDAVFESDETFSVSLSNPTNGAIIDSTKGTAKGTITNDDLAPIFAIASSSAVEGNAIAFTITRTGDAQADQTVNVSTAINTGDTASNTDFTTKTETITFKQGETQKTFTVQTTQDAVFESDETFSVSLSNPTNGAIIDSTKGTAKGTITNDDLAPVFAIASSSAVEGNAINFTITRTGDAQADQTVNVSTAINTGDTASDTDLTTKTDETITFKQGETQKTFTVQTTQDAVFESDETFSVSLSNPTNGAIISSTNGTAKGTITNDDPAPVFAIASSSANEGNGINFTITRTIDIQSEQSITVSTAINTGDTASDTDFTTKTETITFKQGETQKTFTVQTTQDAVFESDETFSVSLSNPTNGAIIDSTKGTAKGTITNDDPAPVFAIASSSAVEGNAIAFTITRTGDAQADQTVNVSTAINTGDTASNTDFTTKTETITFKQGETQKTFTVQTTQDAVFESDETFSVSLSNPTNGAIIDSTKGTAKGTITNDDLAPVFAIASSSAVEGNAINFTITRTGDAQADQTVNVSTAINTGDTASDTDLTTKTDETITFKQGETQKTFTVQTTQDALLESDETFSVSLSNPTNGAIIDPTKGTAKGTITNDDPAPVFAIASSSAVEGNGINFTITRTIDIQSEQSITVSTAINTGDTASDTDFTTKTETITFKSGETEKTFTVQTTQDALLESDETFSVSLSNPTNGAIIDSTKGTAKGTITNDDPAPIFAIASSSANEGNAIAFTITRTGDAQADQTVNVSTAINTDDTASNTDFTTKTETITFKQGETQKTFTVQTTQDAVFESDETFSVSLSNPTNGAIIDSTKGTAKGTITNDDLAPVFAIASSSAVEGNAIAFTITRTGDAQADQTVTVSTAINTDDTASDNDFKAKTETITFKQGETQKTFTVETTQDDKYEKDELFTVALTNPTNGAIISSTNGTAKGTINNDDIPMAKNPDNDIFTLKGIDKARLKVTLTGQSSNLVNELGVFTVDDTSGKIGSDRAAYVKENLAKAQIIFSTIANVPNGFDTNNLTRVLEFDGDVKNLRFYLVRNSTTESVVRGQTSTTEVLFGDASVQKFTSLGADSYSLAWEDGSGNSTDFKDLVVKLESTNDPLPLGTKLQGSADGSEVIDLRNQTKEVTASFTVYREAAYNNLVGFYQVDDATGRIGTLNPGDAGYAQAAVGKRVVDIDLRVSNQQIATFADKKFSPGAIFAPFIITNGVTVDQVLNGQVSQIYFAYIGANSDKVDHVRLLGNNIFGFEDLPGGGDRDFNDVIVKVDLQ is encoded by the coding sequence ATGGTTATTAACGGCACTGCAAGTTCAGATGAGTTAGAAGCCAAACAGAATGACCAGGTATTTGGTCTGGAGGGAGATGACATTCTGGACGCCTCCAATGGTCAAGGAAATAATTTGCTTGATGGTGGTTCTGGTAACGATAAGCTTTTGGCCAACAATAACGATACCTTAAAAGGCGGTGCTGGAGAAGATAATTTATATGCTGTAGGTAGTTCAGGTGGTAACACCCTTGAAGGTGGAGAAAATAACGATCAACTTTTCGTAGTCGAGGGTAACAATAACAACCTCGATGGTGGAACTGGAGACGATCAGCTGACTGTTTCAGGTGGAAATGGTTACAACACTCTAGTTGGTGGATTGGGTAATGATCGACTAAATGTATCCAACCCAACAGGGAATAACATCGTTTCTGGTAACGAAGGTGATGATATTCTGATTGGGGGATTAGCTAGCGATCAGTTATTTGGCGGCGCTGGTGATGATATTCTGTTTGGTGGTGTAAAAGGAAGCCAACTAACAGGCGGTACTGGAGCAGACCGCTTTTATATTGGTAGTGCAGGCGTTACGGAAGTAGCTGTTGAAGTATTAGATTTTACGAAAGGTCAAGATAAAGTTGTAATTGCTGCTATCCCGGAAGTCCAGGGTTTTGCCAATCTGATATTAGAGCAGACGGGGGCTGATACAACCGTTAAAGCCAATATAGGTGGTAGTGTTAAGGCATTAGGAATATTAAAAAATATCCAAGCCAATACTATCACAGCAAATGACTTCAACTTTATAGTTCCCATTTTCTCAATTGCTAACGCTTCTGCTGTTGAAGGAAATGCGATCGCTTTCACCATCACCCGCACAGGGGATGCTCAAGCTGACCAAACTGTTAATGTATCCACAGCGATAAATACAGACGACACAGCCAGCAACACTGATTTTACGACAAAAACCGAAACTATCACCTTTAAACAGGGCGAAACTCAGAAAACCTTCACAGTACAGACAACTCAAGACGCGGTGTTTGAAAGTGATGAAACTTTTAGCGTCAGTTTGAGTAATCCTACAAATGGGGCGATTATTGATTCGACGAAAGGGACAGCGAAGGGGACAATTACCAACGATGACCTAGCGCCAATATTTGCGATCGCTTCATCCTCTGCTGTTGAAGGAAATGCGATCGCTTTCACCATCACCCGCACAGGGGATGCTCAAGCTGACCAAACTGTTAATGTATCCACAGCGATAAATACAGGAGATACAGCCAGCAACACTGATTTTACGACAAAAACCGAAACTATCACCTTTAAACAGGGAGAAACTCAGAAAACCTTCACAGTACAGACAACTCAAGACGCGGTGTTTGAAAGTGATGAAACTTTTAGCGTCAGTTTGAGTAATCCTACAAATGGGGCGATTATTGATTCGACGAAAGGGACAGCGAAAGGGACAATTACCAACGATGACCTAGCGCCTGTATTTGCGATCGCTTCGTCTTCTGCTGTTGAAGGAAATGCGATTAATTTCACCATCACCCGCACAGGGGATGCTCAAGCTGACCAAACTGTTAATGTATCCACAGCGATAAATACAGGGGATACAGCCAGTGACACTGATTTGACAACAAAAACCGACGAAACTATCACCTTTAAACAGGGCGAAACTCAGAAAACCTTTACAGTACAGACAACTCAAGACGCGGTGTTTGAAAGTGATGAAACTTTTAGCGTCAGTTTGAGTAATCCTACAAATGGGGCGATTATTAGTTCTACTAATGGTACAGCCAAGGGGACAATCACCAACGATGACCCAGCGCCTGTATTTGCGATCGCTTCATCCTCAGCAAATGAAGGAAATGGGATTAATTTTACCATCACCCGCACAATTGATATTCAGAGTGAGCAAAGCATAACTGTATCCACAGCGATAAATACAGGGGATACAGCCAGTGACACTGATTTTACGACAAAAACCGAAACTATCACCTTTAAACAGGGCGAAACTCAGAAAACCTTCACAGTACAGACAACTCAAGACGCGGTGTTTGAAAGTGATGAAACTTTTAGCGTCAGTTTGAGTAATCCTACAAATGGGGCGATTATTGATTCGACGAAAGGGACAGCGAAGGGGACAATCACCAACGATGACCCAGCGCCTGTATTTGCGATCGCTTCATCCTCTGCTGTTGAAGGAAATGCGATCGCTTTCACCATCACCCGCACAGGGGATGCTCAAGCTGACCAAACTGTTAATGTATCCACAGCGATAAATACAGGAGATACAGCCAGCAACACTGATTTTACGACAAAAACCGAAACTATCACCTTTAAACAGGGAGAAACTCAGAAAACCTTCACAGTACAGACAACTCAAGACGCGGTGTTTGAAAGTGATGAAACTTTTAGCGTCAGTTTGAGTAATCCTACAAATGGGGCGATTATTGATTCGACGAAAGGGACAGCGAAAGGGACAATTACCAACGATGACCTAGCGCCTGTATTTGCGATCGCTTCGTCTTCTGCTGTTGAAGGAAATGCGATTAATTTCACCATCACCCGCACAGGGGATGCTCAAGCTGACCAAACTGTTAATGTATCCACAGCGATAAATACAGGGGATACAGCCAGTGACACTGATTTGACAACAAAAACCGACGAAACTATCACCTTTAAACAGGGAGAAACTCAGAAAACCTTCACAGTACAGACAACTCAAGATGCGCTGTTGGAAAGTGATGAAACTTTTAGCGTCAGTTTGAGTAATCCTACAAATGGGGCGATTATTGATCCGACGAAAGGGACAGCGAAGGGGACAATTACCAACGATGACCCAGCGCCTGTATTTGCGATCGCTTCGTCTTCTGCTGTTGAAGGAAATGGGATTAATTTTACCATCACCCGCACAATTGATATTCAGAGTGAGCAAAGCATAACTGTATCCACAGCGATAAATACAGGGGATACAGCCAGTGACACTGATTTTACGACAAAAACCGAAACTATCACCTTTAAATCGGGCGAAACTGAGAAAACCTTCACAGTACAGACAACTCAAGACGCGCTGTTGGAAAGTGATGAAACTTTTAGCGTCAGTTTGAGTAATCCTACAAATGGGGCGATTATTGATTCGACGAAAGGGACAGCGAAGGGGACAATCACCAACGATGACCCAGCGCCAATATTTGCGATCGCTTCATCCTCAGCAAATGAAGGAAATGCGATCGCTTTCACCATCACCCGCACAGGGGATGCTCAAGCTGACCAAACTGTTAATGTATCCACAGCGATAAATACAGACGACACAGCCAGCAACACTGATTTTACGACAAAAACCGAAACTATCACCTTTAAACAGGGCGAAACTCAGAAAACCTTCACAGTACAGACAACTCAAGACGCGGTGTTTGAAAGTGATGAAACTTTTAGCGTCAGTTTGAGTAATCCTACAAATGGGGCGATTATTGATTCGACGAAAGGGACAGCGAAAGGGACAATTACCAACGATGACCTAGCGCCTGTATTTGCGATCGCTTCGTCTTCTGCTGTGGAAGGAAATGCGATCGCTTTCACCATCACCCGCACAGGGGATGCTCAAGCTGACCAAACTGTCACTGTATCCACAGCGATAAATACAGACGACACAGCAAGCGACAATGACTTTAAGGCTAAAACCGAAACTATCACCTTTAAACAGGGAGAAACTCAGAAAACCTTTACAGTTGAGACAACTCAAGATGATAAGTATGAAAAAGATGAGTTGTTCACTGTCGCTTTGACTAATCCCACAAATGGAGCGATTATTAGTTCTACTAATGGTACAGCCAAGGGGACAATCAACAACGATGATATCCCAATGGCGAAAAATCCTGATAACGATATCTTTACGCTCAAAGGTATTGATAAAGCGAGGCTCAAAGTCACTCTGACAGGTCAAAGTTCTAACCTGGTGAATGAACTGGGTGTATTTACCGTTGATGATACTAGTGGTAAGATTGGGAGCGATCGCGCCGCATATGTAAAAGAAAATTTGGCAAAAGCGCAGATAATTTTCTCGACTATTGCCAATGTTCCCAATGGTTTTGATACCAACAATCTTACACGTGTGTTGGAATTTGATGGCGATGTCAAAAACCTGCGATTCTATTTAGTCAGAAACAGCACAACAGAATCTGTAGTGCGGGGACAAACCTCAACTACAGAGGTATTGTTTGGTGATGCTTCAGTACAAAAGTTTACAAGCTTGGGTGCTGATAGCTATTCCCTAGCTTGGGAGGATGGCTCTGGTAATAGTACTGACTTTAAAGATCTGGTTGTCAAGCTAGAATCAACAAATGATCCGTTACCTCTGGGTACAAAGCTCCAAGGAAGTGCAGATGGGTCAGAAGTCATTGATTTACGGAACCAGACAAAAGAAGTAACAGCTAGCTTTACAGTTTACAGAGAGGCTGCTTACAACAACTTAGTGGGATTTTATCAAGTAGACGATGCAACTGGACGTATTGGCACCCTCAATCCTGGTGACGCTGGTTATGCTCAAGCAGCTGTAGGTAAGCGTGTTGTGGACATTGACCTGAGAGTTAGCAACCAACAAATTGCTACCTTTGCTGACAAAAAATTCTCACCAGGTGCGATATTTGCGCCCTTTATCATCACCAATGGAGTGACAGTAGATCAAGTTCTCAATGGACAAGTCAGCCAAATTTACTTTGCTTACATTGGAGCCAACTCAGACAAGGTTGATCATGTCCGCCTGTTAGGGAATAATATCTTTGGCTTTGAAGATCTACCAGGTGGTGGTGACAGAGATTTCAACGATGTGATTGTAAAAGTCGATTTGCAATAG
- a CDS encoding TIGR02466 family protein, whose amino-acid sequence MTNDNKAMRTDWFPTPIWHFSVDDCEALNQRLLELIQAEYAQDKQGLKMSNVLGWHSLDNLNQRDDFQDLMKIIMNNTLEVANFLKWDLNQVFVTINNCWAMVNGKFASNSVHDHPNSLLSGVYYVRSPQDCGGLFFRDSRVNAHRILPPYLEFTPWTMPSVTYKPVEGTMIIFPSWLMHGVEPNLSDDLRVSISFNIGVKQRR is encoded by the coding sequence ATGACAAATGACAATAAAGCTATGAGAACAGATTGGTTCCCTACTCCAATATGGCACTTTTCTGTTGATGATTGTGAGGCTCTTAATCAGAGACTACTGGAATTAATCCAGGCTGAATATGCTCAAGATAAACAAGGACTAAAAATGTCCAATGTCCTTGGCTGGCATAGTCTGGACAATCTCAATCAGCGAGATGATTTTCAAGACTTAATGAAAATTATCATGAATAATACTTTGGAAGTAGCTAATTTTCTGAAATGGGATTTAAATCAGGTATTTGTTACCATTAATAACTGTTGGGCAATGGTTAATGGTAAATTTGCTTCTAACTCAGTTCATGACCACCCCAATTCATTATTAAGCGGTGTTTACTATGTTAGGTCGCCTCAAGATTGCGGAGGTCTATTTTTTCGTGATTCCAGAGTTAATGCACATCGGATTTTACCACCATATTTAGAATTCACGCCTTGGACGATGCCGAGTGTCACTTACAAACCTGTGGAGGGAACTATGATTATATTTCCCAGTTGGCTGATGCATGGTGTAGAACCTAATCTGAGTGATGACCTAAGAGTCAGCATTAGTTTCAATATTGGTGTTAAACAAAGACGATAA
- a CDS encoding esterase-like activity of phytase family protein, with protein MAIQNGRTTAAAYVNTLPDGAQYRIEPLLTVGDEVPLLTNTFGTTEAPKVDAVKKYAFTGIPDGTGAKQVTVDGKTYNYVWVNHELGASTATDISTTAAGEKITGARVSLYVFDENWKVIGGKNLIDTAIDSTGTYTLNTTTGLYTNAATGKTLTFSRFCSAYLAEYGFVDSNGKEVPVFFAPEEGGNTSRGWAVTPDGKAFAIDGLGRYSQENVVAASQYRATNSDKTVLFSTEDFADGEVYMWVGTQSVDDPNGFKNGDLYVLKVDGADFEGQVTEGAKKAATWTKVDKSVVFNADNTPKATGADLSTFVNSAGKSTSFQRLEDFAEDPKNPGTFYFVTTGTKNKQGQGSAAGEAATPAEAENPYGRLYRFSLNASDPTAAINNFELVLTGGPGKGNSYDNIVVDKSGKILIQEDQTSFGGDLMKAENREASIYSFDPATKDIKRLFAIDENAAGTQFNKPDVKGEWESSGIIEIPSPSVPGASAYLFDVQAATVVNPAGSTTVLNGNHVAGGQLLIATPVPTVELVGFASLPADTYAEGPKSGQGISANGRTGPFPGQPVQGLSGVQFANANSFYFLSDNGYGAKDNSADFLLRINRLDPNFKGTENGDGSVKVLDYIQLSDPNKKVPFKITNEGTTDRFLTGADFDVESFVIDKDGSIWVGEEFGPYLLHFDATGKLLEAPIATPDTFKTLDGKAPKVLGHRGASGFRPEHTLASYQLAIEQGADFIEPDLVVTKDGVLIARHEPALAILNADGTVNTGNTTTNVATIAKFADRKKTVNLDGTQVTGWFAEDFTLAEIKELRAIERLPFRTESQTFNGQFEIPTLTEIINLVKSEEAKTGKKIGIYPETKHPTYTLNEATYVGTTTKINRNLGQILIDTLKANNFTDPSRVFIQSFEVGNLKELHDTIMPAAGVDLPLVQLFDADGIELNGKLIENQPYDFVVSGDKRTYGDLRTPQGLAEVAKYADGIGPWKRMIVSVKGTDANNDGKADDVNGDGAVNDADRTTLAPTTLVQDAHNAGLQVHPYTFRNEERYLAADYKGKPELEYQQFIQLGVDAFFTDFPITGDQVRDQLSNPQFNIVRSPQNPDVLAGTAFANLPRSQGFEGGAINASKTKLYMLLEGTVQGDTAGALRINEFDIASSKYTDKKLYYKLDNPSNAIGDLAVINDNEYLVIERDNNQGAAAKFKRIYKIDLSKTDAKGYVAKEEVADLLNIKDPNDLNGDGKTTFDFPFVTIENVLVVDKNTILVANDNNYPFSVGRPPAIDNNEIIQLKLEKPLNLAPGLGQPKAEEIKFGSTGSDNITVPSSQTLSTGDGADTVESTQSNTTINAGNGDDTVYVASDSSVFGGEGNDTAIIGANGPAGNTNLDGGNGNDSLKVVEAKPGNNLFGAAGDDNLQVVEGSGQSLYGGSGKDSLRSGGNNNRLYGGSGDDKLYSNINDKLSGGDGDDVLFAGAGGGNRLTGGAGVDQFWIANASLPTSKNIVTDFTVGLDLIGIGGIGTATKFSDLTLVQQGSDTLVRSGTTELVSLVGITSTTLTANNFTFA; from the coding sequence ATGGCAATTCAGAACGGAAGAACAACAGCCGCTGCTTACGTCAATACCCTTCCTGATGGCGCACAGTATAGAATTGAGCCTTTGTTGACTGTAGGGGATGAAGTGCCCTTATTGACCAACACATTTGGCACTACTGAAGCGCCCAAGGTTGATGCTGTTAAAAAATATGCTTTCACCGGCATTCCTGATGGTACGGGAGCAAAACAAGTTACCGTTGATGGCAAGACCTACAACTATGTGTGGGTGAATCACGAACTTGGTGCTTCTACCGCTACAGATATTTCCACCACTGCTGCTGGTGAAAAAATCACTGGTGCGCGAGTATCCCTGTATGTGTTTGACGAAAACTGGAAAGTAATTGGTGGTAAAAACCTCATCGACACCGCCATAGACAGTACAGGTACTTACACCTTAAACACAACCACTGGTCTGTATACCAATGCAGCCACCGGAAAAACCCTAACCTTCAGCCGTTTTTGTTCAGCATATCTGGCTGAGTATGGTTTCGTAGATAGTAACGGGAAAGAAGTACCTGTTTTCTTTGCACCAGAAGAAGGCGGTAATACTAGTCGTGGTTGGGCTGTTACCCCAGATGGTAAAGCGTTTGCAATTGATGGTTTAGGTCGCTACTCCCAAGAAAACGTCGTTGCTGCTTCCCAGTATCGCGCCACCAACTCAGATAAAACCGTACTGTTCTCCACAGAAGATTTTGCAGACGGGGAAGTGTACATGTGGGTGGGAACGCAAAGCGTAGACGACCCCAACGGCTTTAAAAACGGTGATTTGTACGTTCTTAAAGTTGACGGTGCAGACTTTGAAGGACAAGTTACCGAAGGTGCCAAAAAAGCGGCTACTTGGACAAAAGTAGATAAGTCAGTTGTCTTCAACGCTGATAATACACCCAAAGCCACAGGTGCTGATCTGAGTACTTTTGTCAATAGTGCAGGCAAATCAACCAGCTTCCAGCGCCTAGAAGATTTTGCAGAAGACCCAAAGAATCCTGGAACCTTCTATTTTGTTACCACTGGGACAAAAAATAAACAGGGTCAAGGTTCAGCCGCAGGTGAAGCGGCTACGCCTGCAGAAGCAGAAAACCCCTATGGTAGACTGTATCGCTTTAGTTTAAATGCCTCTGACCCCACTGCTGCCATCAATAACTTTGAATTAGTGTTGACTGGTGGCCCTGGTAAAGGTAATAGCTACGACAACATCGTCGTTGATAAATCTGGCAAAATCCTGATTCAAGAAGACCAAACTTCCTTTGGTGGCGACTTGATGAAGGCGGAAAACCGAGAAGCTTCTATCTATTCTTTTGACCCCGCTACCAAAGACATCAAACGTCTGTTTGCTATCGATGAAAATGCTGCGGGTACTCAGTTCAACAAACCTGATGTCAAGGGTGAGTGGGAAAGTTCTGGGATTATTGAAATTCCTTCCCCATCGGTCCCAGGTGCTAGTGCTTACCTGTTTGATGTCCAGGCTGCTACTGTAGTTAATCCTGCTGGTTCTACTACGGTTCTCAACGGTAATCATGTTGCGGGTGGACAGTTGTTGATTGCTACACCTGTACCCACAGTTGAGTTAGTCGGCTTTGCTTCTTTACCTGCTGATACCTATGCTGAGGGACCAAAATCTGGTCAAGGTATTTCCGCTAATGGTAGAACAGGGCCGTTCCCCGGACAGCCAGTACAAGGACTTAGCGGTGTACAATTCGCTAATGCTAATTCTTTCTACTTCCTCTCAGATAACGGTTACGGTGCTAAAGACAATAGTGCAGATTTCTTGCTGCGGATCAATCGTCTAGACCCGAATTTTAAGGGCACAGAAAATGGCGATGGCTCTGTTAAAGTTTTAGACTACATTCAACTGTCTGACCCCAACAAAAAAGTTCCTTTCAAAATTACTAATGAAGGAACTACAGACAGATTCTTGACTGGTGCTGACTTTGATGTCGAGTCATTTGTCATTGATAAAGACGGTTCCATCTGGGTTGGTGAAGAGTTTGGCCCTTACTTGCTGCATTTTGATGCCACTGGTAAGTTATTAGAAGCTCCCATTGCGACACCTGACACCTTCAAAACTCTAGATGGTAAAGCACCTAAAGTTCTTGGTCATAGAGGTGCTAGTGGCTTCCGTCCAGAGCATACATTAGCCTCTTATCAACTGGCAATTGAGCAAGGTGCTGACTTTATTGAGCCTGACTTAGTTGTCACCAAAGATGGTGTGCTAATTGCTCGTCACGAACCTGCTTTAGCAATATTAAACGCTGATGGCACTGTAAATACTGGTAATACAACCACAAACGTTGCTACAATTGCTAAATTTGCCGATCGCAAGAAAACGGTAAACTTAGATGGCACCCAAGTTACAGGTTGGTTTGCTGAAGATTTCACCTTAGCGGAAATCAAAGAATTACGGGCGATAGAACGTCTACCTTTCCGCACCGAGTCCCAGACATTCAATGGTCAATTTGAGATTCCTACTCTCACAGAAATCATTAACTTAGTTAAGAGCGAGGAAGCTAAGACAGGTAAAAAGATTGGTATCTACCCTGAAACCAAGCATCCCACCTATACTCTCAACGAAGCCACTTATGTAGGCACAACTACTAAGATTAACCGCAATCTGGGTCAGATTCTCATCGATACCCTGAAGGCAAATAACTTCACCGATCCCAGTCGCGTCTTCATCCAGTCCTTTGAAGTAGGGAACCTCAAAGAACTGCATGATACCATCATGCCAGCCGCAGGGGTCGATCTCCCACTTGTGCAACTCTTTGATGCTGATGGTATTGAACTCAACGGTAAGCTCATTGAAAATCAGCCCTATGACTTTGTAGTCAGTGGCGACAAACGCACCTATGGCGATTTGCGGACTCCCCAAGGTTTGGCTGAAGTTGCTAAATACGCTGATGGTATTGGCCCTTGGAAGCGGATGATTGTTAGCGTCAAAGGTACTGATGCTAATAATGATGGTAAGGCAGATGATGTCAATGGTGATGGCGCAGTCAATGATGCTGACAGGACAACCTTAGCTCCCACTACTCTAGTTCAAGACGCTCACAATGCAGGGTTACAGGTTCACCCCTACACCTTCCGCAATGAAGAACGCTATCTCGCGGCCGATTATAAAGGTAAGCCAGAGTTAGAGTACCAACAATTCATTCAACTGGGTGTTGATGCATTCTTTACTGACTTCCCAATTACTGGAGATCAAGTTAGAGATCAACTCAGTAATCCTCAGTTCAATATAGTACGCTCTCCACAAAACCCCGATGTGCTTGCAGGAACTGCTTTTGCTAACCTACCTCGCTCTCAAGGTTTTGAAGGTGGTGCAATTAACGCCAGCAAAACCAAGCTTTACATGCTCCTAGAGGGCACTGTTCAAGGCGATACTGCTGGTGCTTTGCGGATTAATGAATTTGACATTGCTAGCAGCAAATACACTGACAAGAAACTTTACTACAAGTTGGATAATCCCTCCAATGCCATTGGTGACCTCGCAGTTATTAATGATAATGAGTACCTAGTCATTGAGCGGGATAACAATCAAGGGGCTGCAGCTAAATTCAAGCGTATCTACAAGATTGACTTGTCGAAGACAGATGCTAAGGGCTATGTAGCCAAAGAAGAAGTCGCCGACTTGCTAAACATCAAAGACCCCAATGACCTCAATGGGGATGGTAAGACCACCTTTGACTTCCCATTTGTCACAATTGAAAATGTCTTGGTTGTTGACAAAAATACCATTTTGGTAGCTAATGACAACAACTATCCTTTCTCAGTTGGTCGTCCCCCAGCAATAGACAACAACGAAATTATTCAGTTGAAGCTGGAGAAACCCCTTAACCTTGCTCCTGGTTTAGGTCAACCCAAAGCTGAAGAAATTAAGTTTGGGTCTACTGGTAGCGATAACATTACCGTTCCGTCGAGTCAAACCTTATCCACAGGTGACGGCGCAGATACAGTTGAATCTACTCAATCTAACACCACAATCAATGCCGGCAACGGTGATGATACGGTGTATGTCGCTAGTGACTCTTCCGTTTTTGGCGGCGAAGGTAACGATACAGCCATTATTGGTGCAAATGGTCCTGCTGGCAACACTAATCTTGATGGTGGTAATGGTAATGATAGCCTGAAAGTAGTCGAAGCCAAGCCAGGTAATAATCTGTTTGGGGCTGCTGGTGATGACAACCTCCAAGTAGTTGAGGGTTCTGGTCAATCGCTGTATGGTGGTTCCGGTAAAGACTCTCTGCGTAGTGGTGGTAACAATAACCGTCTCTACGGTGGTTCTGGCGATGACAAACTTTACTCCAATATCAATGACAAGCTGTCGGGTGGTGACGGTGATGATGTATTGTTTGCTGGTGCTGGTGGTGGAAACCGCTTAACTGGTGGCGCTGGTGTTGACCAATTCTGGATTGCAAATGCGAGTCTACCAACCAGCAAAAATATTGTCACTGACTTCACTGTAGGACTTGACTTGATTGGAATTGGTGGTATTGGTACAGCTACTAAGTTCAGTGACTTGACACTGGTGCAACAAGGTAGTGATACTTTGGTGAGATCTGGAACTACTGAGTTGGTTTCATTGGTGGGTATTACATCTACTACGTTGACTGCTAACAACTTCACTTTCGCTTAG